A part of Bacteroidota bacterium genomic DNA contains:
- a CDS encoding DUF4062 domain-containing protein, whose protein sequence is NMIQERNHIKVFVATTVYNFESDLNRIYELLDNLGYDVYMSHKGSIPLNSRLSNLINCTDGVEDCDVFLGFIRPSYGSGVLKKGDKSITHYEFETAYKLDIPRFVLADYRVPFTRDLFRNNKVIKDTTNEVLKFEDISFKDNKVMDTRSVEMYNEAIKDKEKPASKRTGNWVQSYVDIKDIVLHLESQFKYPERIKKLINNSK, encoded by the coding sequence AATATGATACAAGAAAGGAATCACATAAAGGTATTTGTAGCTACTACGGTTTATAATTTTGAAAGTGACTTAAATCGTATCTATGAGTTATTAGATAATTTAGGTTACGATGTATATATGTCTCACAAAGGAAGCATTCCTCTGAACAGTCGTTTATCCAACCTTATAAATTGCACTGATGGTGTAGAAGATTGTGATGTATTTCTAGGCTTTATTAGACCGTCATATGGCTCCGGTGTTTTAAAAAAAGGAGATAAATCGATAACACACTATGAATTTGAGACTGCTTATAAATTAGATATTCCACGCTTTGTTTTAGCAGATTACAGAGTGCCTTTTACCAGAGATTTATTCAGAAATAATAAAGTAATAAAGGATACTACCAATGAAGTATTAAAATTTGAGGATATTTCTTTCAAGGATAATAAGGTAATGGATACCCGTAGTGTTGAAATGTATAACGAAGCAATAAAAGACAAAGAAAAGCCAGCATCTAAACGAACTGGTAATTGGGTTCAATCTTATGTCGATATTAAAGATATTGTGTTACATCTTGAATCTCAATTTAAATATCCTGAACGGATTAAAAAATTAATAAATAACTCAAAATAA